In a genomic window of Diabrotica undecimpunctata isolate CICGRU chromosome 2, icDiaUnde3, whole genome shotgun sequence:
- the LOC140435302 gene encoding sodium channel protein Nach-like, producing the protein MPNLHLVERLFWLLIVGTSAAGAIALTISNWTRFVANPTVISIEKDYRNWQNHIPAVTGCFNNKVDLQKAEKYIYKTWKIKPSDPKFDYYLEFVTSVTNATYINFHNFEKFRNDATLTEVDMAQLALNVHPTITGLLLTVDKSREFKWNLILTELGICFTFFAKFAKLLSIKNKENSTESDKVDDTLLFCHYLNGLCYARFDSDPTLPIKYYVHSYIEVPEISSKQHHELGKGSDMEIDYRVIETQSSPDIKYLAPSQRKCRFDDEPIRKDVPVYSISICQMGCRHNLAMKFCGCKPYFYHIFGGVPCNITGLLCLSKYSAFLTMTPSKMGCKCPQTCHFINYLPETPKIVLWDSGVYFDQRTTFRWGLLHPTTKYRRDILFGFGDLIVSFGGTLNLFVGVSFISITEAVYLIIEGVFNMLKDEFIESRNRRIINKMKKRRIRPFMDTMY; encoded by the exons ATGCCAAATTTACATCTTGTTGAACg aTTATTTTGGTTGTTGATAGTCGGCACATCGGCAGCAGGTGCCATAGCGTTAACAATTTCTAACTGGACCAGATTTGTTGCCAATCCTACGGTTATATCAATTGAAAAGGACTACAGAAACTGGCAAAATCATATTCCAGCAGTAACCGGGTGCTTCAATAACAAAGTGGATCTACAAAAGGCCGAGAAAtatatttataa AACATGGAAAATTAAACCCTCTGACCCAAAATTTGACTACTATTTGGAATTTGTAACGTCAGTAACCAACGCTACAtatattaatttccataattttgaaaaatttagaaATGATGCTACATTAACGGAAGTTGATATGGCGCAACTGGCTTTAAAC GTTCATCCCACCATTACCGGATTATTATTAACAGTGGACAAATCGCGCGAATTCAAATGGAATTTAATTCTAACGGAGCTTGGCATTTGCTTTACGTTTTTTGCTAAATTTGCTAAATTACTCTCAATCAA aaacaaagaaaattCGACAGAAAGTGACAAAGTAGATGATACTTTATTGTTTTGTCATTATTTAAACGGCTTGTGTTACGCTAGATTTGATTCAGATCCAACGCTTCCTATAAAG TACTACGTTCATTCCTACATAGAAGTACCGGAAATTTCTTCCAAACAGCACCACGAGCTCGGAAAAGGTTCAGATATGGAAATAGACTATAGAGTGATTGAAACTCAGTCATCTCCTGATATAAAGTACCTCGCTCCAAGTCAAAGGAAATGCAG atttgaCGATGAGCCCATCAGGAAAGATGTACCAGTTTACAGCATTAGCATCTGCCAAATGGGATGTCGACACAATTTGGCTATGAAATTTTGTGGATGCAAACCTTACTTTTATCATATATTTG GTGGAGTCCCTTGCAATATTACCGGGCTTCTTTGCCTGTCAAAGTACAGTGCTTTTCTAACAATGACTCCGTCTAAAATGGGTTGTAAGTGTCCTCAAACGTgtcattttattaattatctacCAGAAACTCCAAAAATAGTTTTATG GGATAGTGGTGTATATTTTGATCAAAGAACTACTTTTCGTTGGGGACTGCTCCACCCTACCACTAAGTATCGTCGGGACATACTTTTTGGTTTTGGTGATTTAATAG tttCTTTTGGAGGGACCTTAAATTTATTCGTAGGAGTAAGTTTCATAAGTATTACTGAAGCCGTATATCTAATCATTGAAGGTGTTTTCAATATGTTAAAAGATGAATTTATAGAATCAAGGAAcagacgaataattaataaaatgaaaaaaagaagaattcgccCCTTTATGGACACAATGTACTAA
- the LOC140435303 gene encoding glycerophosphodiester phosphodiesterase 1, whose product MKPDFLYLIPSALTVVYATYGSWFLIAEIFTTLIPLTLIFTGILVGIVVIFRVPPPEKDTVEAILGKEIDDPTGDNGFVIKTIAHRGAGLDAPENTIEAFKKCHEKGCDVIEIDVILTSDGVPVVFHDSNLERMADLNIVIKDMKYEDLAKIDISVKHAYRDSFPNSHVPTLEQAVEQMLGMGQRIFIDIKENNNKMVPVILKLFEKFPDLKQKAVITSFFPNIIYLIRRNKPEIVGCLAWQPCIFKKVSEGHGEGNIKQFKALIKRYLVWMCDMLHSWALPRITYYLLGLSVILLHKDSVCSHAVQDWRSKGVRVMAWTVNSPIEKQYISRILKVTYLTDTLTGETTIHSTLQS is encoded by the exons ATGAAACcagattttttatatttaataccgAGTGCATTAACTGTAGTATATGCAACCTATGGAAGTTGGTTCCTGATTGCTGAAATATTTACTACTTTAATACCTTTAACTTTAATATTTACTGGAATTTTAGTAGGCATTGTAGTTATATTTAGAGTTCCCCCTCCCGAGAAAGACACGGTGGAAGCTATCTTGGGTAAAGAAATTGATGATCCCACAGGAGATAATGGATTTGTTATTAAGACAATAGCTCACAGAGGAGCTGGCCTGGACGCTCCAGAGAATACTATAGAAGCCTTTAAAAAA TGCCATGAAAAAGGATGTGATGTGATAGAGATAGATGTGATCCTCACATCTGATGGCGTACCAGTTGTTTTCCATgactcaaatttagaaagaatggcTGACTTAAATATTGTAATAAAGGATATGAAGTACGAAGATTTGGCCAAAATTGACATTTCAGTGAAACATGCTTACAG AGATTCATTTCCTAATTCTCATGTACCAACATTAGAGCAGGCTGTAGAACAAATGCTTGGGATGGGACAAAGAATTTTCAttgatattaaagaaaataacaataag atggTTCCTGTAATACTGAAATTGTTTGAAAAGTTTCCTGATTTGAAACAAAAAGCTGTAATCACATCATTTTTCCCCAATATCATTTATTTG ATTAGAAGAAACAAGCCAGAAATAGTTGGATGTTTGGCATGGCAACCCTGTATTTTCAAGAAAGTTAGTGAGGGCCACGGAGAAGGCAACATAAAACAATTTAAAGCTTTAATAAAAAGGTATTTAGTTTGGATGTGTGATATGTTGCATTCATGGGCACTGCCAAGAATAACTTACTATCTCTTAGGATTATCAGTTATTTTATTGCACAAGGATTCTGTGTGTAG TCATGCAGTCCAGGATTGGAGGTCAAAAGGGGTCCGTGTAATGGCCTGGACAGTTAACAGTCCCATAGAAAAGCAATATATAAGCCGTATTCTTAAGGTCACTTACCTCACTGATACACTCACAGGTGAAACTACAATTCACAGCACTTTGCAATCTTAA
- the Trmt61 gene encoding tRNA (adenine(58)-N(1))-methyltransferase catalytic subunit TRMT61A has product MSFNGYHNIINEGDTVILYLTINQVYPIKAQSKTINKKGVEVENVFQTSYGALKCADLIGKNYGTRISLSKGWGYALQPTPELWTITLPHRTQIIYTPDISMIILQLELSPGSVVIESGTGSGSLSHALIRAVKPHGHLYTFDFHEDRSKTAADEFSEHGFSEYVTVKHRDVCENGFGEDLDGKADAVFLDLPHPWFAITHALKSIKTTGGRICSFSPCIEQVQKSCLILLKLGFQEIQTLEVLQTQLSVQQRTIPIVSLDFLKTEGDENEREKKQKEYLKTVVSVPPATLPGHTGYLTFATLPPVWARGLQVSLNEDNILQEDCD; this is encoded by the exons ATGAGTTTTAACGGATATCACAATATAATTAATGAGGGAGATACAGTAATATTGTATCTCACAATTAACCAGGTTTATCCAATAAAAGCGCAGTCTAAAACTATAAACAAGAAAGGTGTAGAAGTAGAGAATGTGTTCCAAACATCTTATGGGGCCCTAAAATGTGCAGACCTCATCGGTAAAAATTACGGAACTAGAATATCCCTTAGTAAAGGTTGGGGATATGCTCTGCAACCTACTCCTGAATTATGGACAATAACTTTACCACACAGGACCCAAATTATTTATACACCTGATATAAGTATGATTATTTTACAATTAGAGTTATCTCCTGGTAGTGTAGTTATTGAAAGCGGTACGGGAAGTGGATCCCTTTCACACGCTTTAATAAGGGCAGTGAAACCTCACGGACATCTATACACTTTTGACTTTCACGAAGATAGATCAAAAACAGCTGCAGACGAATTTTCAGAGCATGGTTTCTCGGAGTATGTTACAGTTAAACACCGAGACGTTTGTGAAAATGGCTTTGGGGAAGATTTAGATGGTAAAGCTGATGCTGTGTTTTTAGATTTACCTCATCCATGGTTTGCCATAACACACGCGCTTAAATCCATCAAAACAACTGGAGGAAGAATTTGTTCTTTCTCACCATGTATAGAGCAAGTTCAAAAGAGTTGTCTTATATTATTGAAGCTGGGCTTTCAA GAAATTCAAACCTTGGAAGTGCTACAAACACAGTTGTCTGTACAACAAAGAACTATTCCAATAGTTAGTTTGGATTTTTTGAAAACTGAAGGGGATGAAAATGAACGAGAGAAAAAGCAGAAGGAATATTTGAAAACTGTAGTCTCTGTACCTCCAGCAACACTTCCCGGCCATACAGGATACCTTACATTTGCCACACTGCCTCCAGTTTGGGCTAGGGGTTTACAAGTGAGTTTGAATGAGGACAATATACTACAAGAAGACTGTGATTGA
- the LOC140435305 gene encoding translation initiation factor eIF2 assembly protein-like produces the protein MLEIQDLRDFSIQNWYDKLKDVTIKTIILELPEQLLKKIQNEEIQDSEDENVSNETEEELPEKFIQDFKNAINTFENNAFVRNNWHAPVDARVFSFGNALKVLNLDDVITYFMSSSKIQEDFSVAKNIPFCIALRKWISIHPAAEFRCIVINNILRGITPRDWPTFYAHFKEEGPQIIEELTQFYNENVKIKFPRKNYIFDVVFQYPEKPYLLDFEPLNSKTNLHAFSWKEIQPLLSQEAPEDIAPVFRYLETDIGIMTKADALKTFARCN, from the coding sequence ATGTTAGAAATCCAAGATTTGCGTGATTTTTCAATTCAAAATTGGTACGACAAGCTTAAAGATGTAACTATAAAAACAATTATACTAGAGCTACCTGAGCAACTGTTGAAGAAAATTCAAAATGAAGAAATTCAAGACTCTGAAGATGAAAACGTTTCTAATGAAACGGAGGAAGAACTACCTGAGAAATTCATTCAAgattttaaaaatgcaataaaCACGTTTGAAAATAATGCCTTTGTTAGAAATAACTGGCACGCACCGGTTGACGCTAGAGTGTTTAGTTTTGGTAATGCTTTAAAAGTACTAAATCTGGATGATGTAATAACATATTTTATGAGTTCAAGTAAGATTCAGGAAGATTTTTCTGTCGCCAAAAACATTCCATTCTGTATAGCTTTACGCAAATGGATAAGCATACATCCAGCAGCTGAATTCAGATGCATAGTCATTAATAACATTTTAAGAGGAATCACCCCTCGAGACTGGCCAACTTTTTATGCACATTTCAAGGAAGAAGGACCGCAAATTATCGAAGAATTAACACAGTTTTATAATGaaaatgtcaagattaaattcccgagaaaaaattatatttttgacgtTGTATTTCAGTACCCAGAAAAACCATATCTGCTAGACTTTGAACCTTTAAACTCCAAAACGAACTTACATGCATTTAGTTGGAAAGAAATCCAACCTCTTTTAAGTCAAGAAGCTCCTGAAGATATTGCACCTGTGTTCAGGTATTTAGAAACTGATATTGGGATTATGACTAAAGCTGATGCCTTAAAAACATTTGCTAgatgtaattaa
- the LOC140435308 gene encoding uncharacterized protein yields METQIRVSVNNFSSICRLCLRPNDLLPLCSVDAIHIFKEITKIEVNEDDLLPKNICKTCVSRLQEIKQFIDVCIANNTLFVTALKHPCIKNEVSIEIPCQIDTIITEDDVEHITQQEQTESKKHEEDEEFFQCGICNNTFKEKQLLISHLKEHGASKERNKKIHRAKNDLLPSSKIEKTCDKVISTKLNLVGRTIVFRSRKKTIAQFKCTKCDRLLTSQNALNEHMKTHTGVKPYKCPHCLKDFSYISSYTVHLRLHTGETPYICSICNKGYRSSTSLNKHRRVKHFIEQDSDSPSNSNKTKCPFCSKFFGKFGFGAHLRTHINEKKIIECALCYKVFQKNSHLERHIRIHTGERPFACSSCSKTFTQESDLKRHSLIHGDKKDFQCQHCGKMFFTTSSLASHMFKHEALTKNVKCNTCESSVCSCIPPKRLKKENIPKKSFLCTTCGKVFTANSSLQIHQRIHTGENPFVCKQCNKGYKASTALKSHVRRAHTGEKRYKCPRCPNRYYDSTNLKRHTNRVHSNVDIKHAGVEFENIEKNI; encoded by the exons ATGGAAACCCAAATAAGAGTTTCTGTAAACAATTTTTCATCAATTTGCAGACTTTGTCTGCGACCTAACGATTTGTTACCACTATGTAGTGTAGACGCCATTCATATTTTTAAGGAAATTACAAAAATTGAGGTAAATGAAGACGATCTACTACCAAAAAATATTTGCAAGACTTGTGTCAGTCGTCTGCAGGAAATTAAACAATTTATAGACGTATGTATAGCTAATAATACATTGTTTGTCACGGCTTTAAAACATCCCTGTATTAAAAATGAAGTATCTATTGAAATACCTTGCCAAATAGACACAATAATAACAGAGGATGATGTGGAACATATTACACAACAAGAACAAACTGAGTCAAAGAAACATGAAGAAGATGAAGAGTTCTTTCAGTGTGGCATTTGTAATAATACTTTCAAAGAGAAACAATTACTTATTTCCCATTTAAAAGAGCATGGAGCTAGTAAAGAAAGGAACAAAAAGATACATAGGGCAAAAAATGATTTACTACCAAGTAGTAAAATTGAGAAAACATGTGACAAAG taatttctacaaaattaaatttgGTGGGCCGTACGATAGTGTTTAGAAGTAGAAAAAAAACAATAGCACAATTTAAATGTACAAAATGTGACCGTTTGCTAACTTCACAAAATGCATTAAATGAACATATGAAAACCCATACTGGAGTTAAACCATACAAGTGTCCCCACTGCCTAAAAGATTTCTCATATATAAGTAGCTATACAGTTCATCTAAGGTTGCATACAG GAGAAACACCTTACATTTGTTCAATTTGCAATAAAGGCTACCGCAGTTCTACCAGCCTAAATAAACACAGAAGAGTTAAACATTTTATTGAACAAGACAGTGACAGTCCTAGTAATTCAAACAAAACCAAGTGTCCATTCTGTAGTAAATTTTTTGGTAAATTTGGATTTGGTGCACATTTAAGAACCCATATTAATGAGAAGAAGATAATCGAATGTGCTTTGTGCTACAAGGTTTTCCAGAAAAACTCACACTTGGAAAGACATATCAGAATACATACAG GTGAGCGTCCCTTTGCTTGCAGTTCATGTAGTAAAACTTTTACCCAAGAAAGTGATCTTAAAAGACACAGCCTTATTCACGGTGATAAAAAAGATTTCCAGTGTCAACATTGTGGTAAGATGTTCTTTACTACAAGTTCTCTGGCATCTCATATGTTCAAACATGAAGCATTGACAAAGAATGTCAAATGTAATACATGCGAGTCCTCTGTTTGTTCATGTATTCCTCCAAAACGATTAAAGAAAGAGAATATTCCAAAGAAATCATTTTTGTGTACTACTTGTGGGAAGGTATTTACAGCAAATAGCAGTCTCCag ATTCATCAAAGAATCCACACAGGAGAAAATCCTTTTGTGTGTAAACAATGTAATAAAGGCTATAAAGCCAGCACAGCACTAAAATCTCACGTAAGAAGGgctcatactggagaaaaacgtTATAAATGTCCAAGATGTCCAAACCGATATTATGATTCCACAAATTTAAAGAGACATACCAATAGAGTACACTCTAATGTGGATATTAAGCATGCAGGTGTTGAatttgaaaatattgaaaaaaatatttaa